One Periophthalmus magnuspinnatus isolate fPerMag1 chromosome 4, fPerMag1.2.pri, whole genome shotgun sequence genomic window, AGAACCGCTCTTCGGAAAAGGATGTAGACCCAGGGATCGAGGATCTGGTTCCACGTGGCAAACCGAagccacagcagcaggtacTTGATTTGCAGCGGGCTTCCGGATAACACAGTCTGTGCAACAAAGATCTAATGGAGAATGAAGATGGAGAGTATAAGGGGTGGGAAGGAATAGAGAGAGGACGGTTAATTCAAAGAGGTTAATTCAAAAgttatttcctgtttgttttctgttacaTTAACATCTGCAACAACCCCTACTATGATAACCGCCCAAAACTGCACAAGACAAACATTCAAACTCTATTGTAAAAAGCAATGCATATATATTACACTGTATTCAGTCTCTGACCTTTAATGTGTGAGCAAAGCATATAAACATTTTTCAAGAGGCAGAGAATACAGTTGGATGAATGTATTTGGACGGTTATTTCATTGCAAAATATTAGAATTTTCTCTCATTGCAATTCCTTCTCTGCATCCCAAAAAATGTTGATTCCAATCAAACACACTGTTTGATCACTGTtagcattttgtgtttgtgatgaaaaaacaTTCGGGTTAGTTCAATGGAATGAAAACATACTCAAATCAATGAATAAACAAGCGCCTATTAATTGTTTTCAATGCGATGAAGTGCTGTATGAATGCACCAAGCAAGCACTCCAGTGAGCTCAAGTTAACAAAGCTGCATGATGACACTTCAGTAGTTGGCAGTTGTTCAAGGCGACACTGGGGAGCCAGCCGATCACAGCCCACAGACAGGAGTGATGACACGACATACTGAACCCAATGCACTCGCCTCAGCTTGGACCACTGGCACATGATGTAAATCCAGGGGTCCAGAATCTGATTGCAGGTGGCCATTCGGATGTTGAACAATAACTTTTGTTCAGATACAGGATCCCCAGTCACAGCACTCATCAAAGTATAGCCCTAAGTCACAAGTGTCACATCACTGCTGTCAGAGGGGGCTTTGTCTTTATGGGTCTATAGAAGGCAATGATGAGCCTTCTTAAAGTGGggctaaacacaaaatcaactttgtAGCAAATAAACTGTGTACTATTCTTTAATGTTCCTAGTCTAGTTTTGCCATTTTAGTCCAAAGTAGGttcatttgcagctttgtggtctAAACGTGTCAAAAACCGAGTGAGTACTGGCAACAATGGTTAAAATCTGCCGCTGCTTTTTAAGAGGCAAGTGAAATCACACTCCCCTGATGTCATGAGCGACacctgcaggggcggagtttaaagtgtAAGTCAACCATTCCTAGTTGGTGCAGACCCCggccctcctcccttcctcatTCTTCCTAATTGCCTAACTGTTAGTGACGCAGATCAGACCTTGCGTATCTCAAACAAGCCTCTTGTTTGGACAGTGGTTGTGAACAGTGTTTAGGTCTGTAATCTTTAAAGTAAAGATCTAGAGTTGTGATCTTAATCCTTTAAAGATGTTTGGCCCTTCAGTGGTGAAGTAAATGAAGGATGCATTTTATTGCCTGTCATGCCATCTTGTTTTTGGAATAgtttttagaatagtttttaaaCACAGAATGATGATTATTTAGATTAAGAGAAATTATGGATTTGGTATTCTAAATTTTGCTGtgcaaaaatgtattaacataATAGGTTATCTTGAATCAATTTaagattcaaaaacaaaattttcgtGAAATCTCTTAATCTAAATATCTTAAATGAGATGGGATCGTagagaaaataaatatgtgaCTGACAAATATCATttagaaatgtttttgaaagCTCAGTTCCCATCAAGTTAACCGCTGTAATGATGAGCCTCTTTCATCTGAACTGTGTACGGAGAACTTTCACTCAGAATCTAACATCGCTGAGAGGAAATGGGGTGTGGAGATGGGAAATTACAAGAGGGCACAATGTTTTGCcctaagttttttttgtttttttttcctctttcaaaataataatacttaaaaaaaatctgtactgGTACTTGagaaaacagacacatttttatcagCAGAGTAAACAGTTACCACACTTTAATAAGCTAAGAGCATTTTCAATCACAGGAGACCATGCAAGCACTTCCAATCAACTTATTGCGTATCTCtatatatgttttgttgtaGGGATGTTACAGAAAGATTTTTTTGTGAGAATAATCAAATTTGTTTTATAGACTGTGACAAAAGATGACTTCACACCATAGACTggataaagaaatggactaagggactgtgacgtcgcccatagcgttcggctccagccaaatgtaGCTCATCgaagcgagtatcatagcaacctaagagccaatccggagcgaggctgttgaagataatgcttttccactgctggtttaactatgttgtcaatcaaatctgttgctattACTAGCGTGAGTGACCatgaggaaagaaggcacctgatttgtttgtgattaatgttcatatcttgatttacagaaacaacagctaaaaaaaacccaccaggatcatgaagagtgggttaatacaaacattttaagatcaaaatgatacgcctaacagcagcagttatggcgAGAGGAGCGACcgttttttttcaatgtaaagtgaattggagccagagtcgaaggaGCTGGAaccacacccatgctcacttcctatttggaacgcagtggatAGCACGTtcgccatgtccatttatatgtacagtctaggCTTCACACACACGACTCTCTAGAGTGAATAATGTTGCAATTGAATATAAATAACTTACCAGCAGCGGACACCAGCAGACCGAAGCTATCACCATTATAAGAATAAGTTGCACCATCATCTCCACCTCGTGATCTCGTCGCCTTTGGGTGCCGCCTGGTCCACAGCAAACTCTGATCAGAGTCACCACGCTCACAGTGTTCAGCATAAACGACACAGCCAGGCACATCAACCCAACCAGGGAGAAGACCAGCGAGAAGATTTTATCATTCCCAATGGAGCTGATGTTGAAGAAACACCACGACCCTGGCATCTGCATGTGGTAGCTACCAACTCCAACTATGGGAAGTAAAGCGATCAAACCAGCAATCATCCACACAAGCAAGACCATGATGACAGTTCTTTTCCTGGGCATGGCTTGAGATCTTGAAAATGGACAGTTAATCCCTGAGAAGCGTTCGATCGCCATTGCTGCACCAAGAAGTAATGGACACAACCCATAGAAGACCATCGACATGCCCATGAAGTTACAGAAATGGCAGTTGGGGTCCAATTGGCGCCAGTTGAAATGTGTGACATGGAACGAAACTACGATAGATCCGGTTACTAAAAGTCCCAGAAAATCAGTGACGACCAAGCCGCCGAGGAAAACCAGGAAGAAGGAGCGTGATCGGGTTTTGACTCGTTTGTAGGACTGAAGGAGGACAAGGAAGGCTACAAGGTTTGAGGTGAGTCCGAGAACGCTGAAGATGGAGGAGAAGTATGCGGAGGCGATGGTGGGGTGGTACTGGAAGGGTGGGCTGTTGATGGAGTAGCACAGCGGGGTGGAGTCATTCAGGTGTGAAGCGTTCATGGTGAAAGAGTGCAAATATGGAGGTCTGGGAAGAGTTTGAAAATTTCCATTAACCTGTAAAACATACAAGGGGaatataaatacagaaaattacATGTCATGGACCTTAAACCATTAAGTGCAACTAGTGAGAGGTACGGCGTCCACAAGGAGGTTACAGGCTCCATCCCTGTGTTTGTCagtgtttctgtttgtgtgCTCTCACCATATTTGTTTTTCCAGTGCTTTGGTTTCATCCATCAACCATAAAAGTGCACAGAAAGCTATTCTTCAAAGCTGGTCCTGATTAAGAGCCTAACCAAAAATGGGCCCCCCGTCACCCAAATGTTACCCCTGAGGCACTGGTTGAAGGGTGGGTCAAGTTCTGAGGTCAATTCACTGAGTCTACAAATATCCTAACAAAAGTATTTGCACACATATAGAAATGACTGCCTTCTATAACATTTTCCAAACCTACAGGACTGTAGGCGGGGATATGGAGTaggtaaaaacagacattttctaagCACTCTAATGCAGGATAACTCAAAATGCAtgagtaaaaatacaacatCGAGCAAGCTAATAACAAGGGAATACCATTGTTTAAAAGCTTTGTCAATGTAAGTCCATTTTCCATAATACTGCTCATTTCAATTAAAATTTGGCAGCAGTATGAGTtagaatttaaattttttatatgCAACTTGAGATTTCCAGTACTTTTCCACCACAAATAGCCCATAAGAGGGTCAGTGGGGGTAATGGGGATGAGAGGATGACATTATCTTTACAGGAAGGACTCTAGTTTAGTGACCGAGGCTCTAACAGGAAGTGCACTCTGCATTAACGCCTAAAGTCTTCCCCTCTGATCCATCCAGACCCTGTAAACAGCCAATGCGGTCCTTGGGTCATGTGGGAAATATTCTCCACATTTTTATGAAGTCAAATATGTATCACTTTATCAGCTGCAATAAACAGGAAAAGCTGAAAATAACACGTTAACACGGGAAGaagtatgtgggtgtgtgtctaCTGTGCGTAACCAGTGGAGATTAGGGTTCATATTATTTGGAAGGTAGCTGTGGTTCCCAAAGTTTTGAATAGTCTCGTACCCCAGAGACTGAGATGGTGACAAGCACTTGAAGAAAATATATGTGGACTCTGCACACGTCATACCATATCTTAGAATAGATTTACTGTATGTATATAACTTGTGGGGTAGCGTGAGATCCAAACCATTTGAATTCTTTCTAAGTATAGACAAGAtttccattttcttcttttccatAGCATACTTCACATATCCCATGAATCATTTTGCCTGCTCCTAGGTGTTAGAGAAATTCCATTTGTCTGTTTTCTTGGCCTGCAtgatcagaggtataatactccctacaatgaaAGCATAGCCAGAACAGACTGCACTATCACGATGTTTTGAGGCTTCATGTCTCTGGGTACTTCAACTCTCGAGCTACTACAATTTATAGTACATGCGCCACAGTTTAGGAACCAGTTTAGGAGCAGAGTAGGAAGAAACCACTAAGGAAATGCTGAGTGCTTGGTTTTAATTGACGTCTCTGAAGGAAGTGCTGGATGTGCAGCTCGGCTCTAAGTAGTAGACAGTTATCTTCGGGCTTCCTTTGGGAACAAACAAATGGGTTAAGGATGAAGTCTGTGGTATGTTGAACGCTTTTAAGGTGCCATTAACTAAAAATGTCAATTAGCTTCCCTTCTGACCCTACTGCACCATTAATAAGGAGCTAATCAAACATCTGAACCACAACACAAGCGGAAAGAAGAATGCATAGTAATGTCGATACGGAGCTATGCAAAGCAATCTTAattcacacttttatttactttacacaCATCTGACCTTTCCtagactatttttttttatatcaattGATCTATTGTTTTATTCCTTACCGCAAAATAGGAATGATAATACGGCATTAGTATTATAAAGCTCGTGGGCAAACACAGAAAGTTTACAGTTTTGCgtgttattcatttattctggctggtggtggtggggcagactgacagaagcaagactGCCGATCTGTGCCATTGCCGCCTCTGACCACCAACAATACCACTAACGCCCGTGTTAATAATAGGAtagatgggtgaagtgttttgcgtAATGACACAACACCTGTACAAGAAATGAATGTTTAATAGACTTaaaatacatgggggaaaaaaaacacacacacacacacacacaactagtTTGGACTAAAAAGTACACTTTCTAAAGTAGGATAGTAGCGTTGGTTAAATGTTttgattaataaaaacaaaatattctaatAACTTTAACATATTTTCTGAACCAGAAAaattttttatctgtatatgAATTATTGCAGCtgaatttaaaatgaatgagaatCACCGTACCTTTGTTGCtcagtgataataaaaataatagcagTTTGGTCATTGTCAAACAAGTGTTAAATACAGCAGcgttattagcattagcacataaACACTCTACAAAACACTTACAATGTCAGTGTCTTACCATTTAAGTGAAGCTAAAGGTCAAGCTTGTGCAGCTCCATTTACGGTACGCTCTACTCGCTCTTTTAAGGTAAATACAGAAATAGCTGTAACTGTTGAGAGATTTAAAGAGACTGTTGATCCAGCATCAcccgctcctccctctgctgtccTCCTTCTTGTTCTAGTTTCACTTAAAAATGTGCTTCCTTTTACTCACTAAGACCCTCcccagaggaaaagagggagggaagagctGGCACATCACACTGTGGTCAGGAGTCTGGTTATCATGAGGATGAGCCATTAAAGGAGAGGAAGGGTAGTGTAAAGTGAAAGTTACTACTATGAGCAGTGATGGGAGGAATACTTTGAATACCCTGAATATTTTTACACCAAGCTGtgttatattatagtgtaaagacacagcataaaattaaaaacagctttatgtttgtttcatcgtgtgtttcatcatttatttatcactgatTAGAGAAGAAAAAATCACACTTGCTCTCAGCACAAGAGCAGTGTTTTATCAAGTACTGCTGTGTATTCCTTTGGTTTTAACAAAGTAACTgaattctgaataccaccaaatggaaaagtaactgtaccggAAGACAGGCACTCAAAATAAGTACTCAGAATATGTATTCTCAGTACATGTGTTTAGTTACTTCGTAACACTGACTATAGGTTGATCTGGGCTAGTTTGTACTAATATCCTAGTGTGtacggtatctgtacttttaaatgGGGTTTAAATGTGGTATTTGGACTTTAGCACATGAGAGCGGTCACTGAAGtctcttttatttatgtagcacattttataaacatgcCAGTTTCCAAAGTActgcacaaacaaaaacaacagaaaatagTGAGCAGAAAACATTAAGACTATGTGAAACAATAGGTCAGACAATAGGTCAAGTTTAAAACTCTTATCTCGTTTGCAACAATACTGActgcaagttgttgtttttttttgtttttttacagattgattgattttagatcaaattaaaataaaagtaaggaCATGCATGATTTTGCAGTGTAGAGTGTACGTGTGCAGCTTTTAAACCCTCGTCTGAACTGTGCAGTGCTTTGAGAGAAAATTCTTTTCTCCTTCTGCAAAACAGATGTGTGACGATTGCCTGCATGTGCACAGATAAATCACTGACAGGGTGAACGTGAGTGCAGTTCACAGCATGTTCACCCAGCGGGGTCCTTGCAGCCTATGCCGATGCCTGTGCCATAGCATGTCCTGTAAAGGCACAAATAGCATTGTCCTGAAGTttgaaacatgaaataaattCTGTTTTGAAGTGATAAAATGAAGAATAATTTCTAAAAGTAAGTTTGTCTCATGAATCACAGCAACAAGTCGATAATTCATGTTCTCTTGTTGATTCAGTCATGTTCAAAtgtcacaaacacaaaatcagTGGTGAAACCTAATGAAGTAAaagaagtactgtacttacattttaggtatctgtactttacttaagtacattttcatactttttacttttacttcactacattcaagagcaggcatctgtactttctactccactacatttttgaccaggactttaaagtaaaagtattttttattattgtctgggACCTGCTGAGGGTTTACTTTagcacgttcataatttgagcaaacaaaaatataacataacaacaaataaacaaataaaaacctggcattcaactgaacaaaatgcagcacaaatctttataaaaaaaaaaaaaaaaaaactacatttgaagcctacattttaagacctcaaaatctgcatgaaatacttttactctggactctttaagtacatttttaaacaggtactttaacacttcagtagtttttcatatgatacttttacttttacttgagtactttcttttttctggtatctttacttttacatatgtaacacaattgagtacttctttcaccgCGGCACAACACGTATATTTGTATGTACCTTATTTTCTTGTACCTAACCTCCAAATGACTTGTGGTTTTTTTTCCACCACagacaatgtttttattttttttatttttttaggtcaTCTCATTCGTGGTTAAAATTGAGAGAAGAGCCtaaatgtttgtgatgaggaaacaatattataacatagctcagaaataagcataatatgggccctttaagactcATTGTGATGATTCAGCTCTCGCATTACTGTAACTATGATGCATCACTAACAGGAAAGCTAaagataataatatttttttcagtttaaattcaacagcttcactctatAGTTCTTAAGTCATTactccctctgctggacactgtcaaTATATAGTAGATGTACAGGATTTATACAGGGTCTGTTTAACTTCAGCGTATGACTGATCACTGTTACTAAACTGAAGCTGAAGCATTCTTTGTTCTTTTATGGTCATACTAATAAAATGGAAACGGCTGCAGTATAAGCAGAAAGTGCCCTGAAAAAGAACACATGATGAGAACATATACGCTTGTCATAAACAATGGTAAGACAACTGTGAGGTCAGCAGTGTTGAGGGTTTGAATACAACAGAGCTTTGAATTGAGCTAGACCTATATATTTTAcatgataaaaacatatatataaattggAAGT contains:
- the tbxa2r gene encoding thromboxane A2 receptor isoform X2; this encodes MVNGNFQTLPRPPYLHSFTMNASHLNDSTPLCYSINSPPFQYHPTIASAYFSSIFSVLGLTSNLVAFLVLLQSYKRVKTRSRSFFLVFLGGLVVTDFLGLLVTGSIVVSFHVTHFNWRQLDPNCHFCNFMGMSMVFYGLCPLLLGAAMAIERFSGINCPFSRSQAMPRKRTVIMVLLVWMIAGLIALLPIVGVGSYHMQMPGSWCFFNISSIGNDKIFSLVFSLVGLMCLAVSFMLNTVSVVTLIRVCCGPGGTQRRRDHEVEMMVQLILIMVIASVCWCPLLIFVAQTVLSGSPLQIKYLLLWLRFATWNQILDPWVYILFRRAVLKRIYPKFQWSRRSFLTLYPSLNSTTCRMTRCSSRGGLEQEEATKTIDSHTTVTQTKTTDPTQ
- the tbxa2r gene encoding thromboxane A2 receptor isoform X1 codes for the protein MVNGNFQTLPRPPYLHSFTMNASHLNDSTPLCYSINSPPFQYHPTIASAYFSSIFSVLGLTSNLVAFLVLLQSYKRVKTRSRSFFLVFLGGLVVTDFLGLLVTGSIVVSFHVTHFNWRQLDPNCHFCNFMGMSMVFYGLCPLLLGAAMAIERFSGINCPFSRSQAMPRKRTVIMVLLVWMIAGLIALLPIVGVGSYHMQMPGSWCFFNISSIGNDKIFSLVFSLVGLMCLAVSFMLNTVSVVTLIRVCCGPGGTQRRRDHEVEMMVQLILIMVIASVCWCPLLGYTLMSAVTGDPVSEQKLLFNIRMATCNQILDPWIYIMCQWSKLRRVHWVQYVVSSLLSVGCDRLAPQCRLEQLPTTEVSSCSFVNLSSLECLLGAFIQHFIALKTINRRLFIH